One Bacillota bacterium DNA segment encodes these proteins:
- a CDS encoding helix-turn-helix domain-containing protein — protein sequence MEATTKKPVTQVCKEFSYTRKIFYDAKARYEKEGMAGLLERTPGPKNPRKVTDQIEDLVLSIKREHLDDPKFKNTHLYELLKEECAAKGIPLTISQKTVDRILLRHNLHIPRSRSKKNS from the coding sequence ATGGAAGCGACCACGAAAAAGCCGGTGACCCAGGTCTGCAAGGAGTTCAGCTATACCAGGAAAATCTTTTACGATGCCAAGGCCCGCTATGAAAAAGAAGGCATGGCAGGTTTGCTCGAACGGACACCAGGACCCAAGAATCCTCGCAAAGTGACAGACCAGATCGAAGACCTGGTTCTCTCAATCAAGAGAGAGCACCTGGATGACCCGAAATTCAAGAATACGCATCTGTACGAACTGCTGAAGGAGGAGTGCGCCGCCAAGGGAATTCCACTCACCATCAGCCAGAAAACCGTCGACCGGATCCTTTTGAGGCACAACCTCCACATCCCCCGGTCACGGTCTAAAAAAAACTCCTGA
- a CDS encoding transposase — MAELKLKTARILKRIGMIRGRIVNIDIHVSEYFGDQALPEGHHGTKKKSVKCWCTIAAQDQDTGNPIYYYVYLRHQSLFEILPNFINKVRSIVGGAPWFTLVFDREFFKGEFFAQLLKMPKTKFITIAKNYRTIVEQLEAVPENAFNKLCEGKDLATTYIHITDCPSPLKLLVIKLLDSGKLIGLITNDEKTAPEILVIRYARRWRIENFFKDVKAFLKLDHLPGIRQPKIDSMLYIKFLAFSMFNYLRQQLGGQFATMSIFFAGLFL, encoded by the coding sequence TTGGCAGAGCTCAAGCTGAAGACCGCCAGGATCCTGAAGCGGATCGGCATGATCCGCGGCCGGATCGTCAACATCGACATTCACGTCTCCGAGTATTTCGGAGATCAGGCGCTGCCCGAAGGCCATCACGGCACCAAGAAGAAGTCGGTGAAGTGTTGGTGCACCATAGCTGCTCAGGACCAGGACACGGGCAACCCGATCTACTACTATGTGTACCTGAGGCACCAGAGCCTGTTCGAGATCCTGCCCAACTTCATCAATAAGGTGCGCTCGATCGTCGGCGGCGCCCCGTGGTTCACCCTGGTGTTCGATCGGGAGTTCTTCAAGGGCGAGTTCTTCGCCCAGCTCTTGAAGATGCCGAAGACCAAATTCATCACCATCGCCAAGAATTACAGAACAATCGTCGAGCAACTGGAGGCGGTGCCCGAGAACGCTTTCAACAAACTCTGCGAGGGCAAGGACCTGGCTACCACTTACATACATATCACCGATTGCCCGTCGCCATTGAAACTGCTCGTAATCAAGCTGCTCGATTCCGGAAAGCTGATTGGCCTGATCACGAACGACGAGAAGACTGCTCCGGAGATACTGGTCATCCGTTACGCCAGACGGTGGCGGATCGAAAACTTCTTCAAAGACGTCAAAGCGTTTCTAAAGCTGGATCACCTCCCGGGGATCAGGCAGCCTAAGATAGACAGCATGCTCTACATTAAGTTCCTGGCCTTCTCGATGTTCAACTACCTGCGGCAGCAGCTCGGCGGCCAGTTCGCCACCATGAGTATATTTTTCGCCGGACTTTTTCTTTAA
- a CDS encoding RDD family protein → MDLGPPAAFDYPKAGLGRRILAYLLDGFFATFPFIILLFFGLSGFLAALKAGFIGYRNLSSAFGSATAVLLLLGTVVSLLWVLFYTFFRDGFGGGRSLGKRICGLMVVRPADNRPCTLGLSFVRNVVGVILAFVLAWIPIVGWFAGFAEPVVAAVHGKGWRIGDMLAKTQVIDAGKYCLAETTYLRSEGRSG, encoded by the coding sequence GTGGACCTGGGGCCGCCGGCAGCCTTCGACTACCCGAAGGCCGGGCTGGGGCGGCGCATCCTGGCTTACCTGCTGGACGGTTTCTTTGCCACTTTTCCTTTTATCATCCTGTTGTTTTTCGGGCTTTCCGGCTTTCTCGCGGCCCTTAAAGCCGGCTTTATCGGCTACCGTAATCTATCTTCCGCGTTCGGCTCGGCCACGGCGGTTTTACTGCTTTTGGGAACGGTGGTCAGCCTCCTGTGGGTTCTTTTCTATACGTTCTTTAGAGACGGGTTCGGCGGCGGCCGGAGTTTGGGGAAGAGGATTTGCGGCCTGATGGTCGTCCGGCCGGCCGATAACCGGCCCTGCACCCTGGGGCTGTCCTTTGTGCGCAACGTCGTTGGCGTAATTTTGGCCTTCGTTCTGGCCTGGATTCCCATCGTCGGCTGGTTTGCCGGGTTCGCCGAACCGGTGGTGGCCGCCGTCCACGGCAAGGGCTGGCGGATCGGCGACATGCTGGCCAAAACCCAGGTGATCGACGCCGGGAAGTACTGCCTGGCTGAGACCACATACCTGCGCTCAGAGGGAAGGAGCGGATGA